Proteins co-encoded in one Bacteroidales bacterium genomic window:
- a CDS encoding SRPBCC family protein produces the protein MDKNITVETIINAPIEKVWDFWSLPEHIIKWNFASNDWHTPKATNKLHNGGKFNYRMEAKDGSFGFDFWGTYNKIITHKLISYTLGDGRKVEITFTAKGNNTEVIETFEAESTNPAEMQKVGWQAILDNFKKYVEAN, from the coding sequence ATGGATAAGAACATAACCGTTGAAACTATAATTAATGCACCTATTGAAAAGGTTTGGGACTTTTGGTCGCTACCCGAACATATTATAAAATGGAATTTTGCTTCCAACGATTGGCATACCCCCAAAGCAACTAACAAGTTGCATAATGGCGGAAAGTTCAATTACCGCATGGAAGCTAAAGACGGAAGCTTTGGTTTTGATTTTTGGGGGACATACAATAAAATAATAACCCATAAATTAATTAGCTATACCCTTGGCGATGGCCGAAAAGTGGAAATAACATTTACAGCTAAAGGCAACAATACCGAGGTGATTGAAACTTTCGAAGCCGAAAGTACAAACCCAGCCGAAATGCAAAAAGTAGGATGGCAAGCCATACTTGATAATTTCAAAAAATATGTTGAAGCAAATTAA
- a CDS encoding VOC family protein, with product MNNSQITPCLWFDSQAEEAAIFYTSIFRNSKIESISRYTSEGKEIHGQKEGTVLTVNFTINGQAFTALNGGPIFKFSEAISFQVFCDTQEEIDYYWDKLTAGGEEGQCGWLKDKFGVSWQIVPSILPKLITDPSKAEKVTKAFMQMKKFDIAKLKQA from the coding sequence ATGAACAACTCACAAATAACGCCCTGCTTATGGTTCGATAGCCAGGCCGAAGAAGCGGCAATATTTTACACATCCATTTTCCGCAATTCAAAAATTGAAAGCATCAGTCGCTATACAAGCGAAGGCAAAGAGATACACGGACAAAAGGAAGGTACTGTATTAACCGTCAACTTCACTATCAACGGGCAAGCATTCACCGCGCTCAACGGCGGGCCAATCTTTAAGTTCAGCGAAGCTATATCATTCCAGGTATTCTGCGACACACAGGAAGAGATAGACTACTATTGGGACAAACTCACTGCCGGCGGCGAAGAAGGACAATGCGGATGGCTTAAAGATAAGTTTGGCGTATCGTGGCAGATAGTGCCTTCCATATTACCCAAGCTCATCACCGACCCGTCGAAAGCAGAAAAGGTCACCAAAGCCTTTATGCAAATGAAGAAATTCGACATCGCAAAACTTAAGCAGGCGTAG
- a CDS encoding lipocalin-like domain-containing protein: MKKAFTIIIVSLIYTMNMYSQNWQTYPYSPAGTVLSFPVDDGRHTASNTNTEWWYINLHLIGSAPNYKVYDVMLCYFNKPANMRIFNIAVPATGTFHTNVNRTQLALTSQTGHWELSYYILLPSIRDTSKWTYPTDSVPYRYYFHAENPTDNDGLKVTVTNNRPPINIGGDCYIPIGTNGDSSFYYSYSNMKVEGTIKFAGVTDTITSGIGWIDRQWGPFTVGINTNNLYEWFSMQLDKKGTIWGSPQTPSEFNIWQTYTADSNNVPCTPASRLISGIYPDNSQDTSSGFIFERTSYWHDQANNKYYSSSWRLINPLRNITLDMFPTITNQVIDVTLFKFWEGAATVKGLVENKPVDGIGFAELVKSHTYMINTPSAPANVAIIPYADHNTISWSASTAGTFPIGGYRVFRSTSTDGYWKYIATTTALSYDDYTASQDTLFYYTVTSFDNQSAVSASAYASPVFTGVKDVSLGNSLVNIYPNPAKDQITIEVLSYNTDNIFTMDLLNIDGRIIKSQTINKYKTLFDITDLPLGIYICRVTSNNGVTVKKIVKEH; the protein is encoded by the coding sequence ATGAAAAAAGCATTTACCATAATTATTGTATCCTTGATCTATACAATGAATATGTACAGTCAGAACTGGCAAACATATCCATATTCGCCTGCCGGAACCGTTCTTTCGTTTCCTGTTGATGATGGAAGGCATACAGCTTCCAATACCAATACGGAATGGTGGTACATTAATCTTCATCTTATAGGTTCGGCGCCCAATTATAAAGTATATGATGTAATGCTTTGTTACTTTAATAAACCTGCTAATATGCGTATATTCAATATTGCTGTTCCCGCTACCGGTACATTTCATACCAATGTTAACCGGACACAATTGGCTCTTACTTCTCAAACCGGACATTGGGAACTTTCATATTACATCCTTTTACCATCGATTCGCGATACTTCAAAATGGACATACCCTACAGATAGCGTTCCTTATCGTTATTATTTTCATGCTGAAAATCCTACGGATAACGACGGATTAAAAGTTACGGTTACCAATAATCGTCCTCCTATTAATATTGGAGGCGATTGTTATATTCCAATTGGCACCAACGGCGACTCTTCATTTTATTATTCATATTCCAATATGAAAGTTGAAGGTACTATTAAATTTGCAGGAGTAACAGATACCATCACTTCCGGAATAGGTTGGATCGACAGGCAATGGGGGCCTTTTACAGTAGGTATTAATACAAATAATTTATATGAATGGTTTTCGATGCAGTTGGATAAAAAGGGCACTATATGGGGTAGCCCGCAAACTCCTTCGGAATTCAATATATGGCAAACATATACCGCCGATTCCAACAATGTACCTTGTACTCCTGCATCAAGGCTTATAAGCGGCATATATCCCGACAATTCCCAGGATACCTCGTCGGGGTTTATATTTGAACGAACCAGTTATTGGCACGATCAGGCAAACAATAAATACTATTCAAGCAGCTGGCGGCTTATCAACCCTTTGCGTAATATTACCCTTGATATGTTTCCTACTATTACCAACCAGGTTATTGATGTTACCTTATTCAAATTTTGGGAAGGAGCGGCAACAGTAAAAGGATTAGTTGAGAACAAACCTGTTGATGGTATTGGTTTCGCTGAGTTGGTTAAGTCGCACACGTATATGATAAACACTCCGTCTGCACCGGCAAATGTGGCGATTATACCATATGCAGACCATAATACAATAAGTTGGAGCGCGAGTACAGCAGGAACATTTCCCATCGGGGGCTACAGGGTATTCCGTTCAACATCAACTGATGGCTACTGGAAGTATATTGCCACAACTACAGCTTTATCGTATGATGATTATACTGCTTCGCAGGATACCCTTTTCTATTACACCGTAACCAGTTTCGATAACCAGTCGGCAGTTTCGGCAAGTGCTTATGCAAGCCCTGTATTTACAGGTGTAAAAGATGTTTCATTGGGTAATTCTTTAGTGAATATTTACCCGAATCCGGCTAAAGATCAAATAACCATTGAAGTCCTATCATACAATACTGATAATATTTTTACAATGGATTTATTGAATATTGATGGAAGAATTATAAAAAGTCAAACCATAAATAAATACAAAACACTTTTTGATATTACCGATCTTCCTTTAGGAATCTATATTTGCAGAGTAACAAGTAATAATGGTGTTACTGTTAAAAAGATTGTGAAAGAACATTGA
- a CDS encoding AIPR family protein, protein MSILHINQISSKIQDLFKSHLELSDIGAKDNQKDDKIITRCLAAYAIYNSLEISEQQAAQSVVDGGDDNGIDAIFYSPTNKKMIIVQSKWSKDGSGEPESAGVAKFCTGVRDLFNLKFDRFNEKIKRRQNEIELALGEYDTKYELIFIDTCTSLNLAIHSNRHIEDLLNEMNNIGDSNAENLVSFYRLNQSKVHSSLAQSAGNAAIDIELGLTNWGAVNDPFKAYYGMVSGNEIVQWWKNYNVRLFEKNIRQVLGSTDVNEEIEKTLQTRPELFWYFNNGITIISDSISKSLVGGGTRDLGSFKLTNIAIVNGAQTVSTIGKYGVANSSTNLDNVKVGIRIIQLSETPENFDKEITKCNNRQNRIENRDFVSQDIEQIRIKTELMIDGIDYNIMRSESFQYSDKSFELIEATASLACASGKTSLAVQAKGGIGKFFEDLNKGIYKEIFNASVSGYYVFNAVKTVRKIEAIIRKEITLLGTYSGRQYGLLVHGNRMIALKTINELNLKSQLQKIDYKIDDSILEAKVKDIISRMTYYIDTKYTDSILGTLFKNSSKCSDLIDNT, encoded by the coding sequence ATGAGTATACTTCACATCAATCAAATTTCATCGAAAATCCAAGACTTATTTAAATCACATTTAGAACTAAGTGACATTGGAGCAAAAGACAATCAAAAAGACGATAAAATAATTACTCGTTGTCTTGCAGCATACGCAATATATAACTCTCTTGAAATATCCGAACAACAAGCAGCTCAATCAGTAGTTGATGGTGGAGACGACAATGGTATTGACGCAATATTTTATTCTCCTACAAATAAAAAAATGATAATAGTTCAATCTAAATGGAGTAAAGATGGTTCTGGGGAACCCGAGAGTGCAGGAGTTGCAAAGTTCTGTACTGGGGTACGCGATTTATTCAATTTAAAGTTTGACCGATTTAATGAAAAGATAAAAAGGAGGCAGAATGAGATAGAATTAGCATTAGGTGAATATGATACAAAATATGAATTGATTTTTATAGACACCTGTACTTCATTAAACTTAGCAATACACTCTAATAGGCATATTGAAGATTTATTAAATGAAATGAATAACATTGGAGATTCAAATGCTGAAAATCTTGTTTCCTTTTATCGCTTAAATCAAAGTAAAGTTCATTCTTCATTAGCCCAAAGTGCTGGAAATGCAGCAATCGACATTGAATTAGGCTTAACAAATTGGGGTGCAGTAAATGACCCTTTTAAGGCATATTATGGTATGGTATCAGGTAATGAAATCGTTCAATGGTGGAAGAATTACAACGTAAGATTATTTGAAAAAAACATACGACAAGTTTTAGGGTCAACTGATGTAAATGAAGAAATTGAGAAAACTCTTCAAACACGACCTGAACTATTTTGGTATTTTAATAATGGCATAACAATAATTTCTGACAGTATTTCAAAGTCTTTAGTTGGTGGAGGCACAAGAGACTTGGGAAGTTTTAAGCTAACGAATATTGCAATTGTAAACGGAGCACAGACTGTTAGTACGATAGGAAAATACGGAGTTGCAAATTCTTCAACAAACTTAGACAATGTTAAAGTTGGAATTAGAATAATTCAACTTTCAGAAACTCCAGAAAATTTTGATAAAGAAATCACAAAATGTAATAATAGACAGAATAGAATCGAAAACAGAGATTTTGTTTCACAAGACATTGAACAAATTAGAATTAAAACAGAATTGATGATAGATGGTATTGACTATAACATAATGAGATCGGAATCATTTCAATACTCTGATAAATCATTTGAATTAATAGAAGCCACTGCATCACTCGCTTGTGCAAGCGGTAAGACTTCATTAGCAGTTCAAGCAAAAGGAGGTATTGGTAAATTTTTTGAGGATTTAAACAAAGGGATTTACAAAGAAATATTCAATGCTTCAGTAAGTGGATATTATGTTTTTAATGCTGTGAAGACTGTAAGAAAAATTGAGGCTATTATTAGAAAGGAAATAACCCTATTAGGTACATACAGCGGCAGACAATATGGACTTCTAGTGCATGGAAATAGAATGATTGCACTTAAGACAATTAATGAACTTAATTTAAAGTCTCAACTTCAAAAAATAGATTATAAAATAGACGATTCAATACTAGAAGCAAAGGTCAAAGACATAATTTCAAGGATGACTTATTATATTGATACTAAATACACGGACAGTATACTTGGAACCTTGTTTAAGAACTCTTCAAAATGTTCAGACCTTATAGACAACACATAA
- a CDS encoding phosphatase PAP2 family protein: MKKLILLALIFFSGIFVKAQNQDSLVISLNDVAVSPEKVWCVKAFIQDEKKLWMSPVKMMDKDKLYWAPVFGATIIALSRDEKIYSEVKKFQAKHQWVSDLSPVVTYGGENVTTLSTCALFYFGGLVFKNDKAKQTGLMATEALLHAGFIVTLGKLFTGRQRPSFDNGKDYWNWFPTSLNAFKKDYKQSGYDAFPSGHTIAAWSVATVIAKQYKDIKIVPIICYTLATGVGISRLTQDAHWMSDVIIGGALGYSIGSFVVRERTNTKFSLLPVTDGKSVMLSSTFKF; encoded by the coding sequence ATGAAAAAACTTATTTTATTAGCACTTATCTTTTTTTCAGGAATATTTGTGAAAGCGCAAAATCAGGATTCTTTGGTGATTTCCTTAAATGATGTTGCTGTAAGTCCTGAAAAAGTATGGTGTGTGAAAGCATTTATTCAGGATGAGAAAAAGCTCTGGATGTCGCCGGTAAAAATGATGGATAAAGATAAACTTTATTGGGCGCCTGTTTTTGGAGCAACCATTATTGCTTTATCGCGTGATGAAAAAATTTATTCTGAAGTTAAAAAATTCCAGGCAAAACATCAGTGGGTTTCCGACCTTAGTCCTGTGGTTACATACGGAGGCGAGAATGTTACTACTTTATCTACATGTGCGTTATTTTATTTTGGCGGACTTGTATTTAAAAATGATAAAGCAAAACAAACCGGATTAATGGCTACTGAAGCATTACTGCATGCAGGCTTTATTGTAACATTAGGAAAATTATTCACAGGAAGGCAACGACCTTCTTTCGATAATGGAAAAGATTACTGGAACTGGTTTCCAACATCATTGAATGCTTTTAAAAAAGATTACAAACAATCAGGTTATGATGCATTCCCGTCAGGGCATACTATTGCTGCATGGTCGGTAGCAACTGTGATTGCAAAGCAATATAAAGACATTAAGATAGTCCCGATAATTTGTTATACGCTTGCCACAGGTGTTGGAATATCAAGGCTTACACAAGATGCACACTGGATGTCGGATGTAATCATCGGTGGCGCCCTGGGTTATTCTATAGGAAGTTTTGTTGTTCGTGAACGTACCAATACTAAATTTTCTTTATTGCCTGTTACCGATGGAAAATCGGTCATGTTAAGTTCAACATTTAAATTTTGA
- a CDS encoding LamG domain-containing protein, translated as MILIFNFSCKKKDSNEEIPTTTNNLILSLKFNNGIVDSSGNNNVLISDNITFTKDSFGNTNGAAYFDGSTSSITSADNDLYDLKSSFTFSIWIKPETNSAYLIQKQMDFNGGGPYSFDYIGGKPRILLYYSSSDYFELKGNSSISINKWQYLAATWDGTSVKMYVNGQLEKESTLSGKTILNSSKGLGIGIYQWNPSGARYKGAIDNLEIYKTALSQEDIEKKYNEYK; from the coding sequence GTGATTTTAATATTTAATTTTTCCTGTAAGAAAAAAGATTCTAACGAAGAAATCCCAACAACGACAAATAATTTAATATTAAGTCTAAAATTTAATAACGGGATAGTTGATTCAAGTGGAAACAATAATGTATTGATTTCAGACAATATAACTTTCACAAAAGATTCTTTTGGTAATACAAATGGAGCTGCATATTTTGATGGTTCGACTTCATCCATTACAAGTGCTGACAATGATTTATATGATTTGAAATCTTCATTTACATTTAGTATTTGGATAAAACCAGAAACAAATAGTGCATACTTGATTCAGAAACAAATGGATTTTAATGGAGGTGGTCCATATAGTTTCGATTATATAGGAGGCAAACCAAGAATACTACTATATTATAGTTCTTCAGACTATTTTGAACTTAAAGGAAATTCATCAATAAGTATTAATAAATGGCAATACCTTGCTGCAACGTGGGACGGAACTTCTGTTAAGATGTATGTAAACGGACAACTTGAAAAAGAATCAACATTATCTGGAAAGACGATATTAAATTCATCAAAAGGACTTGGGATTGGAATTTATCAATGGAATCCTTCAGGTGCAAGGTATAAAGGCGCAATAGACAATTTAGAAATATATAAGACAGCTTTATCCCAAGAAGACATTGAAAAGAAATACAATGAATATAAATAA
- a CDS encoding T9SS type A sorting domain-containing protein, giving the protein MKKILFLFMIQVLICISNVQSQTYVPFPDSNAIWNVYEYRDQPYSVSTTQYLIIGDSIIGNKLYHKLYFSQNKTTFPNDSTYYRGLVREDSMKRIYFNGYSDMPQDTADVLLYDFSLNVNDTFAELNGVTQTIIAIDSILINNKYRKRYTLNPDWAGKYWIEGIGSTRGLLSSIDPFPTCTCIHSLLCFQQNDTVLYLDQNISSTCLPLLTDISDVYSSENSIEVFPNPVSSSSLIIFPEGNKAFSRLEIYNSTGILTNSINVLSKTCYRIDKGDFTSGVYFFRLVEKTGHFLTGKFLIL; this is encoded by the coding sequence ATGAAAAAAATATTATTCCTTTTTATGATCCAGGTTTTGATTTGTATTTCAAATGTTCAGTCACAAACCTATGTTCCATTTCCTGATTCAAATGCAATCTGGAATGTTTATGAATATCGTGATCAGCCATATTCGGTAAGTACTACACAATATTTGATAATTGGTGATTCAATTATTGGCAATAAACTTTATCATAAATTATATTTTTCTCAAAATAAAACGACTTTTCCAAATGACTCTACCTATTATCGTGGTCTTGTACGTGAGGATAGTATGAAAAGAATCTATTTCAATGGATATTCCGACATGCCTCAAGACACAGCTGATGTTCTTCTTTATGATTTCTCATTAAATGTCAATGATACATTTGCTGAACTAAATGGTGTTACTCAAACCATAATTGCTATCGACTCAATTTTAATAAATAATAAATACAGGAAACGCTACACTCTTAATCCAGACTGGGCTGGTAAATATTGGATTGAAGGAATTGGAAGTACAAGAGGATTGCTTTCTTCAATAGATCCATTCCCGACATGTACGTGTATTCATTCTTTATTATGTTTTCAACAAAATGACACGGTTTTATATTTAGACCAAAATATCAGTAGCACATGTCTTCCATTGTTGACAGATATTTCAGATGTTTATTCTTCTGAAAATAGTATTGAAGTATTTCCAAACCCTGTTTCGTCATCAAGTCTAATTATATTTCCTGAAGGAAATAAAGCTTTTTCCAGACTTGAAATCTATAACTCGACTGGAATACTGACCAACTCAATTAATGTGTTATCAAAGACTTGTTATAGAATTGACAAAGGGGATTTCACATCAGGTGTTTATTTCTTCAGACTTGTTGAAAAGACAGGACATTTTTTGACAGGTAAATTTTTAATATTATAA
- a CDS encoding DUF5668 domain-containing protein, which produces METTTYFCSKHRRMKKIITAILFIVAGSLLLAFNTGVLPHEYKHIFFSWEMFLIAIGVVNLFAPESRMTGIILILIGGFFILPDLFSFPFEYTHTFWPALIIIIGIMMLVKRVWHHPFNHHSYSETKVSDGYIDETNVFGGNKMRLSPVEFKGGKITNIFGGSDIDLTQTTLPEGEHVLEITCIFGGTAIRVPSDWNVQSQMTSILGGVGDKRFMTKNANEFSKSKLIIKGVAIFGGCEIKN; this is translated from the coding sequence ATGGAAACTACAACGTATTTTTGCAGCAAACACAGAAGAATGAAAAAAATCATTACAGCAATACTTTTTATCGTGGCAGGCAGCTTGCTGCTCGCATTCAACACAGGTGTGTTACCTCATGAGTACAAACATATTTTTTTCTCATGGGAAATGTTTTTAATAGCCATTGGTGTTGTTAACCTGTTTGCGCCAGAAAGCCGCATGACCGGTATCATTCTTATACTAATAGGCGGATTTTTTATTTTACCCGATCTGTTTTCTTTTCCTTTTGAATACACACATACATTTTGGCCTGCATTAATTATAATTATTGGAATTATGATGCTTGTAAAAAGAGTGTGGCATCATCCATTTAACCACCATTCCTATTCGGAAACGAAAGTAAGCGACGGATACATTGATGAAACAAATGTTTTTGGCGGAAATAAAATGCGCCTGTCACCTGTTGAATTCAAGGGAGGCAAAATCACCAATATTTTCGGCGGTTCTGATATCGACCTCACACAAACTACTCTTCCCGAAGGAGAGCATGTGCTTGAGATCACCTGTATTTTCGGAGGAACTGCAATACGCGTACCTTCTGATTGGAATGTTCAGTCGCAAATGACTTCTATCTTAGGCGGAGTTGGCGACAAACGTTTCATGACAAAGAATGCAAACGAATTCTCAAAAAGCAAACTCATTATAAAAGGTGTTGCAATTTTCGGCGGATGCGAAATAAAAAATTAA
- a CDS encoding lipocalin-like domain-containing protein, producing MRKLFASFILFSFFPMNIFSQNWQTYPYSPVNTLLSFPLDDGRHTTNTTTEWWYLNLHLIGAAPDYKKYDVMLCYFNKPTTQRIFNIAMPETGVFHTNVNQTPLALTSQTAYWGLTYFNLYPSIKDTSIWTYPIDSIPYRYYYHAINSTDNDALNIYVTSSRPPLNVGGNGYIPEGVEGDSSYYFSYTNMKVEGTIKFAGVTDTITSGIGWIDRQWGPFSIGTSSSYEWFSLQLDKPGITWGTPQTPSEFNMWQIYSDTNDVPYVPGLRFISGIYPDDSQDTTCNYIFERLSYWHDASTGKYFSSSWRLINPVRNITLDIIPTIPDQLVNVTAFKFWEGSTEIKGVIENKPVEGLGFAELVNGHTYLINTPSVPTGLTITSFADHNTINWNTSTAGTYPVGGYRVYRSASTNGYWKYLASTSALSYDDYSVSPDTLFYYTVTSFDNQTSTSASAYASPVLAGIKDISTENYFVNIYPNPAKNQITIDITNDMKGSHAVVELYSVEGKLIYNRQILKSKTQLDISGLPLGVYILKIADDNTIVMKRFAKE from the coding sequence ATGCGAAAACTATTTGCATCATTTATTTTATTTTCGTTTTTTCCAATGAACATATTTAGCCAGAACTGGCAGACGTATCCTTATTCTCCTGTAAATACACTTCTCTCATTTCCTCTTGATGATGGAAGGCATACAACTAATACCACTACCGAATGGTGGTACCTAAACCTGCATCTTATAGGTGCAGCGCCTGATTATAAAAAATATGATGTAATGCTTTGTTACTTTAATAAGCCTACTACCCAACGTATCTTTAATATTGCTATGCCTGAAACAGGCGTTTTTCATACTAATGTAAACCAAACCCCATTGGCGCTTACATCGCAAACAGCTTATTGGGGACTTACTTATTTTAATCTTTATCCATCCATTAAAGATACTTCAATATGGACATATCCGATAGACAGTATTCCTTATCGTTATTATTATCATGCTATAAATTCTACTGATAATGATGCACTTAATATTTATGTTACCAGCAGCCGTCCTCCTCTGAATGTTGGAGGTAATGGTTATATTCCCGAAGGTGTTGAAGGCGACTCGTCATATTATTTTTCTTATACAAATATGAAAGTTGAAGGTACAATTAAATTTGCTGGTGTAACCGATACTATCACTTCAGGAATTGGATGGATCGACAGACAATGGGGACCGTTTTCTATTGGAACAAGTTCTTCATATGAATGGTTTTCTTTACAGTTGGATAAACCGGGTATAACTTGGGGAACGCCACAAACTCCTTCTGAATTTAATATGTGGCAGATCTATTCCGACACAAACGATGTTCCTTATGTGCCGGGACTAAGATTCATTAGCGGTATATATCCTGACGATTCGCAGGATACTACTTGTAATTATATCTTTGAACGACTTAGTTATTGGCATGATGCATCAACAGGAAAATATTTTTCGAGCAGTTGGAGATTGATAAATCCTGTTCGTAATATTACTCTTGATATTATACCTACCATTCCTGATCAGTTGGTTAATGTTACTGCATTTAAATTTTGGGAAGGTTCAACAGAAATAAAAGGTGTTATAGAAAATAAGCCAGTTGAAGGATTGGGATTTGCCGAATTGGTTAATGGCCACACTTACCTTATCAATACACCATCAGTACCAACAGGTTTAACCATCACATCATTTGCTGATCATAACACTATAAACTGGAATACAAGTACAGCAGGGACATATCCTGTTGGCGGATACCGGGTATATCGTTCTGCATCTACTAACGGATACTGGAAATATCTTGCTTCTACTTCAGCGTTATCTTATGATGATTATTCCGTTTCACCCGATACGCTGTTTTATTACACAGTTACCAGTTTTGATAATCAGACCTCCACTTCTGCAAGCGCCTATGCAAGCCCTGTCCTTGCTGGTATTAAAGATATATCAACGGAAAATTATTTTGTGAATATTTATCCTAATCCGGCAAAAAATCAAATCACTATTGATATTACTAATGATATGAAAGGAAGTCATGCTGTAGTTGAATTATATAGTGTAGAAGGAAAATTAATATATAACCGGCAAATATTGAAAAGCAAAACACAATTAGATATTTCCGGTTTACCATTGGGAGTATATATATTAAAGATAGCTGATGATAATACCATAGTTATGAAAAGATTTGCAAAAGAATAA